The nucleotide window TGATCACATCGGGTACCAACTTTTTTGCCCGTACCGATTTAAAGTATTCATTAGAAGCCAAGTTGACGAGGACTGGCTCATCATCTGCTTTCACTGCTTTGTTGATTGCTTCAGCTATCGAATCACCCCAAAAAGCATAAAGGTCTTTCCCTCTGGGATTAGCCAATCTTGTTCCCATCTCGAGGCGATAAGGCTGCATCAAGTCCAAAGGCTTTAAGAGCCCATAAAGCCCCGAGAGTATGCCTAGGTGTTTTTGTGCAAAATCGAGATCTGTTACATTCATCGTACCGGCATCGAGTCCTGTGTAGGTATCACCATTAAACGCCAAGACAGCCTGCTTCGCATTGTCCTTGGTAAACGGCGTGGAGAACGCCTGAAAACGAGCATAATTTAGTTCCGCTAGATTATCGCT belongs to Deltaproteobacteria bacterium and includes:
- the yaaA gene encoding peroxide stress protein YaaA, translating into MFAVISPAKKLNFDALDSKVKHSMPRMLQDTEELMESTRVLKPKDLSGLMKISDNLAELNYARFQAFSTPFTKDNAKQAVLAFNGDTYTGLDAGTMNVTDLDFAQKHLGILSGLYGLLKPLDLMQPYRLEMGTRLANPRGKDLYAFWGDSIAEAINKAVKADDEPVLVNLASNEYFKSVRAKKLVPDVITPVFKEVKNGEPKIISFMAKRARGMMARYIIDERLTEPEGMKNFDIGGYTYREALSTDSNWVFTRPN